The following are encoded together in the Mammaliicoccus vitulinus genome:
- a CDS encoding putative hydro-lyase: MNLQNALPNEIRAQIRSGALQVPTSGMAKGYVQANVVILPSKYAYDFLKFCFRNPKTCPLLDVSEVGSPSFMKYGKEADIRTDVGLYRLYKDGKFVEEYQDITDLYTDDLVSFLIGCSFTFEHALLEAGIPVRHIEENHNVPMYITNIPATPSGTFQGNITVSMRPMTMAEAIKATEITTQFKEVHGTPIHIGNPSEIGIQNLATPDFGDSVNIKPNEVPVFWGCGVTPQSVALDAKPEIMITHAPGHMFITDVKDSEMSH, from the coding sequence ATGAATTTACAAAATGCATTACCAAATGAAATTAGAGCGCAAATTAGAAGCGGAGCATTACAAGTACCTACAAGCGGAATGGCAAAAGGATATGTGCAAGCAAATGTCGTTATTTTACCTTCCAAATATGCGTATGATTTTTTAAAGTTTTGTTTTAGAAATCCTAAGACATGCCCATTACTTGATGTTTCTGAAGTAGGTTCACCTTCATTTATGAAGTACGGTAAAGAAGCGGATATACGAACTGATGTAGGATTATATAGATTATATAAAGATGGTAAGTTTGTCGAAGAATATCAAGATATTACAGACTTGTATACTGATGATCTGGTTAGCTTTCTGATTGGTTGTAGCTTTACTTTTGAACATGCTTTACTAGAAGCTGGCATTCCAGTTAGACATATAGAAGAAAATCATAATGTACCTATGTATATCACAAATATACCAGCAACACCGAGTGGTACTTTCCAAGGAAATATTACAGTGAGTATGCGTCCGATGACGATGGCAGAAGCCATTAAAGCAACTGAAATTACGACACAATTTAAAGAAGTACACGGCACACCTATTCATATCGGAAACCCAAGTGAAATAGGCATTCAAAATTTAGCTACACCTGACTTTGGAGATTCTGTAAATATTAAACCTAATGAAGTACCCGTGTTTTGGGGATGCGGTGTCACACCACAATCGGTAGCTTTAGATGCCAAGCCCGAAATTATGATCACACACGCGCCAGGTCACATGTTTATAACAGATGTGAAAGATAGCGAAATGAGTCATTAA
- a CDS encoding sensor histidine kinase, translating into MLNLFVLLLERVGLIILVAYILMNTSYFKNMMGEREKWYVKWRLIIVFSSFALLSNFTGVAIHNGEIVSSMIYLHLGPEVSLANTRVLTIGVAGLIGGPFVGVFVGVLSGIFRVYIGGADAYTYLISSIVIGLVAGYFGTYAMKSKGYLSVTQSALVGASTEVIQMICILLFSSQKSDAWELVQLIALPMIIINGLGTAIFMSIIISTVKQEEQMRAIQTHDVLKLVNQTLPYFKEGLTESSAHQAAKIIKDLMKVSAVAITNKTHILAHVGVASDHHTPDKTIITDLSKAVIETGNQKEVYSSKDIGCQHPNCPLEAAIVIPLYVHEDIVGTLKLYFTDYHDLTFVEKRLAEGLAKIFSSQLELGAVETQQKLLQDAEIKSLQAQVNPHFFFNAMNTISALVRIDHEKARQLLLQMSHFFRSNLQGARNNTITIEKELEQVRAYIALEQARYPDHFVIECNIPHQYQTALVPPFVIQILVENAIKHAFTNRKDDNRIWVTVSGNDQSIKLAVKDNGQGIPEGKKELLGKTIVESQSGTGSALENLNKRLMGLFGQTAELEIETSNQGTTVSTEIPHKYREVDM; encoded by the coding sequence ATGTTGAATTTATTTGTTTTATTATTAGAACGGGTTGGTCTGATTATACTAGTCGCGTATATATTAATGAATACATCGTATTTTAAAAATATGATGGGCGAACGTGAAAAATGGTATGTAAAATGGCGTTTAATTATTGTATTCTCATCATTTGCATTGCTCTCTAATTTTACAGGTGTCGCAATACATAATGGAGAAATCGTTTCGAGTATGATTTATCTACATCTTGGACCTGAAGTATCGCTCGCTAATACACGCGTATTAACAATAGGTGTTGCTGGTCTTATCGGTGGACCTTTTGTAGGGGTTTTTGTAGGTGTATTATCCGGTATATTTAGAGTTTATATAGGTGGTGCAGATGCATATACTTATTTAATATCATCAATCGTGATTGGTTTAGTAGCTGGATACTTTGGCACATATGCCATGAAATCTAAAGGCTATTTATCTGTTACACAAAGTGCTTTAGTAGGTGCTTCTACAGAAGTGATACAAATGATTTGTATATTATTATTTTCTTCTCAAAAATCTGATGCATGGGAACTTGTACAGCTTATAGCACTTCCAATGATCATTATAAACGGTTTAGGAACAGCTATATTTATGTCTATTATCATTTCAACCGTCAAACAAGAAGAGCAAATGAGAGCTATTCAAACCCATGACGTTTTAAAACTCGTTAATCAGACGTTGCCTTATTTTAAGGAAGGTTTAACAGAATCATCAGCACATCAAGCAGCAAAAATCATTAAAGATTTAATGAAAGTATCAGCAGTAGCCATTACTAATAAGACGCATATATTAGCGCATGTTGGCGTTGCAAGTGATCATCACACACCTGACAAAACGATTATTACAGATTTGTCCAAAGCAGTGATTGAAACAGGAAATCAAAAAGAAGTTTATTCAAGTAAAGATATAGGGTGTCAGCATCCAAACTGTCCGCTTGAAGCGGCTATAGTTATACCGTTATATGTACATGAGGATATTGTTGGCACATTGAAATTATATTTTACAGATTACCATGATCTAACATTTGTAGAGAAAAGGTTAGCTGAAGGCTTGGCAAAAATATTCTCTAGCCAGTTGGAACTAGGTGCTGTAGAGACTCAACAGAAGTTATTACAAGATGCTGAAATTAAGTCATTACAAGCTCAAGTGAATCCTCATTTCTTCTTTAATGCGATGAATACCATTTCTGCACTCGTTCGAATAGATCATGAAAAAGCACGTCAGTTATTGTTACAAATGAGTCATTTCTTTCGTTCTAATTTACAAGGTGCGAGAAATAATACGATTACGATAGAGAAAGAGCTCGAGCAAGTTCGTGCCTATATCGCTTTAGAACAAGCAAGGTATCCAGATCACTTTGTTATTGAATGTAATATACCTCATCAATATCAAACTGCACTTGTGCCACCTTTTGTGATTCAAATATTAGTAGAGAATGCCATTAAACATGCCTTTACAAACCGAAAAGATGATAATCGAATTTGGGTAACAGTAAGTGGCAATGACCAATCGATTAAATTAGCTGTAAAAGACAATGGCCAAGGTATTCCAGAAGGTAAGAAAGAATTGTTAGGAAAGACTATCGTAGAATCACAGTCGGGAACAGGTAGTGCACTTGAGAATTTAAATAAACGATTAATGGGATTATTTGGTCAAACAGCAGAATTGGAAATTGAGACGAGCAATCAAGGTACGACAGTAAGTACTGAAATACCACATAAATATAGAGAGGTGGATATGTAA
- a CDS encoding response regulator transcription factor LytR, with protein sequence MHALIVDDEPLARNELKYLLNQIGSFSQIEEAENIEETLEQLLSHEFDVIFLDINLMEESGLDLAKKINKMKHVPHIIFATAHDTYAVQAFELEATDYILKPFEKARIEQAIKKITNSESSQLNETKLVNQDEVLPIEIEDRIYVLNLDDIIAVSVNQGVTTINTVETEYETNEPLSYYEKKLNQSKFIRIHRASIINKKHIQSVEHWFNSTYQVTLTGNIKLQVSRSYMKPFKSEIGLV encoded by the coding sequence ATGCATGCACTTATCGTTGATGACGAACCGTTAGCACGTAATGAACTCAAATATTTACTCAATCAAATTGGATCATTCAGTCAAATAGAAGAAGCGGAAAATATCGAAGAAACTTTGGAACAGTTGTTATCTCATGAATTTGATGTCATTTTCTTAGATATTAACTTAATGGAAGAAAGTGGTCTAGACTTAGCAAAGAAAATTAATAAAATGAAACATGTTCCACACATCATATTTGCGACAGCGCATGATACTTATGCAGTACAAGCATTTGAGTTAGAAGCTACAGATTATATATTGAAACCTTTTGAAAAAGCGAGAATTGAGCAAGCGATTAAGAAGATTACAAACAGTGAGTCATCTCAATTAAATGAAACAAAGCTTGTGAATCAAGATGAAGTGTTGCCGATTGAAATAGAAGACCGCATTTATGTATTGAATTTAGATGACATCATTGCTGTTTCAGTGAATCAAGGCGTGACGACAATTAATACTGTAGAAACAGAATATGAAACAAATGAGCCGCTCAGTTATTATGAAAAAAAGCTCAATCAATCTAAATTTATTCGTATACATCGTGCAAGTATCATCAATAAAAAGCATATCCAATCTGTTGAACACTGGTTTAACTCCACGTATCAAGTAACATTGACCGGTAACATCAAATTACAAGTGAGTCGTTCATATATGAAGCCATTTAAATCAGAAATTGGGTTAGTATAA
- the lrgA gene encoding antiholin-like murein hydrolase modulator LrgA — protein sequence MKKVNNFFHQVLTISIILLISHVIESFMPIPMPASVIGLVLMFVALTTGIVKLEQVEAVGTALTNNIGFLFVPAGISVINSLGVLSTSPILIILLIIISTILLLVCTGIFSQMIIKPSEKTAKSTKDIKHKGVAGDYA from the coding sequence ATGAAAAAAGTAAATAACTTCTTTCACCAAGTATTAACCATATCAATTATATTATTGATATCTCATGTAATAGAAAGCTTCATGCCAATACCAATGCCAGCATCAGTAATTGGCTTAGTATTGATGTTTGTCGCATTAACAACAGGAATCGTAAAATTAGAACAAGTAGAAGCGGTCGGCACAGCATTAACAAATAATATTGGATTCCTCTTCGTACCAGCTGGTATTTCAGTTATTAATTCATTAGGCGTATTAAGTACTAGTCCAATACTCATCATATTATTGATCATCATTTCAACAATTTTATTACTCGTATGTACAGGCATATTTTCACAAATGATTATTAAACCGAGTGAAAAAACAGCTAAAAGTACGAAAGATATTAAACATAAAGGTGTGGCAGGTGATTACGCATGA
- the lrgB gene encoding antiholin-like protein LrgB — protein sequence MMEHLGVNTPYFGIGLSVGLFLIGTYLFKRSKGFFLFAPLFFSMVGGIVFLKATGIPYENYKIGGDIINFFLEPATICFAIPLYKKREILKKHWHHIMGGIAVGTVAALVIIYIVAKSFQFGDDIIASMLPQAATTAIALPVSEGISGIKELTSLAVILNAVIIMALGNKLLKLFNITNPIARGLALGTSGHTLGVAAAKELGEVEESMASISLVLVGVVVVAVVPFFVMFLL from the coding sequence ATGATGGAACATTTAGGGGTCAATACACCATATTTTGGTATCGGATTATCAGTAGGACTGTTCTTAATCGGTACATATTTATTTAAACGTTCAAAAGGATTTTTCTTATTTGCGCCATTATTTTTCAGCATGGTAGGTGGTATCGTATTCTTAAAAGCTACAGGCATACCATATGAAAATTATAAAATTGGTGGAGATATTATTAATTTCTTCCTAGAACCAGCAACAATATGTTTCGCAATTCCTTTGTATAAAAAGCGTGAAATATTGAAAAAGCATTGGCACCATATTATGGGTGGTATTGCAGTAGGTACAGTAGCAGCATTAGTCATCATTTATATTGTGGCCAAATCATTCCAATTTGGTGATGATATTATCGCATCTATGTTACCTCAAGCTGCGACAACAGCTATCGCATTACCAGTTTCAGAAGGCATATCAGGTATTAAAGAATTAACATCATTAGCAGTTATTTTAAACGCAGTAATTATTATGGCACTAGGTAATAAATTATTGAAATTATTTAACATCACAAATCCTATCGCAAGAGGACTGGCATTAGGTACAAGTGGACATACATTAGGTGTAGCAGCAGCGAAAGAACTCGGTGAAGTAGAAGAATCTATGGCAAGTATTTCACTCGTTCTAGTAGGAGTCGTAGTTGTAGCAGTTGTACCATTCTTCGTTATGTTCTTGTTGTAG
- a CDS encoding GtrA family protein gives MYKKYGEIFRFIIVGGINTINYYWVYLLLLKVLDINYLVSHISGFIISFIISFYLNCYFVYHVQPTIKKFVQFPITQVVNMGLQTLLLYIFVQWLHLNETFAPFIGLVITIPITFILSKWILVGK, from the coding sequence ATGTACAAGAAATACGGAGAGATTTTTCGGTTTATTATCGTTGGTGGCATTAATACAATCAACTATTACTGGGTATACTTACTATTGCTGAAAGTTTTAGATATTAACTATTTAGTAAGTCATATTTCAGGATTTATCATCAGCTTTATTATATCTTTTTATCTAAATTGTTATTTTGTATATCATGTACAACCGACAATTAAGAAATTCGTTCAGTTCCCTATTACACAAGTTGTGAATATGGGTTTGCAAACTTTATTATTATATATATTTGTACAGTGGCTACATTTGAATGAAACATTCGCACCATTTATTGGCCTCGTTATCACCATACCTATTACTTTTATATTGTCTAAGTGGATTTTAGTAGGTAAATAA
- the kynU gene encoding kynureninase, translating into MDTAFNTTKEFAEALDKADVLHHVRDRFYIQPHEIYMDGNSLGLASKDAEASLLNALEVWKKEGIKIWNIEDSKYYHYSKHIASQMAPLIGVESDEVVIVGSTTSNIHQALSTFYEPTDKKYKILVDDLNFPTDRYAVDSQVRQKGLDPKNAVKVVKSSDGVFIDEDAIIEAMTDDVALILLPTVLYRSAQVLDMKKLTMAAKERDIIIGWDLCHAIGAIEMDLTQIDADFAVWCTYKYLSGGPGATAGLYINKRHFNRNPGTAGWFGNKDETQFQLNHTFEHQPDASGWQVGTPNILSMAPLEGVLNIFNEIGMHAIRNKSLHITAYLMYLIDEKLSDYGYSVGNLRDDFKRGGHVCLVHNEAYRISLALKDKGVIPDFREPNVIRLAPIALYTSYEEVYKVVEILEEIAQDHLYEQYSNKRGLVV; encoded by the coding sequence ATGGATACTGCATTTAACACAACGAAAGAGTTTGCTGAGGCTCTAGATAAGGCAGATGTTTTACATCATGTGCGTGATCGTTTTTACATACAACCTCATGAAATATACATGGATGGTAATTCTTTAGGTCTTGCTTCTAAAGATGCTGAAGCTTCATTACTAAATGCTCTAGAAGTGTGGAAAAAGGAAGGCATTAAGATTTGGAATATTGAAGATAGCAAATACTACCATTATTCTAAACACATCGCTTCACAAATGGCACCGTTAATTGGTGTTGAATCAGATGAAGTGGTTATAGTTGGTAGTACCACTTCAAATATTCATCAAGCTTTAAGTACCTTTTACGAGCCTACCGATAAAAAATATAAAATATTAGTCGACGATTTAAACTTTCCTACTGATCGTTATGCGGTTGATAGTCAAGTACGTCAAAAAGGTTTAGATCCTAAAAATGCTGTTAAAGTCGTCAAAAGTTCAGACGGTGTATTTATTGATGAAGATGCGATTATTGAAGCTATGACAGATGATGTTGCACTTATTCTATTGCCTACTGTACTTTATCGAAGTGCACAAGTACTAGATATGAAAAAATTAACAATGGCGGCTAAAGAACGCGACATCATAATCGGTTGGGATTTATGTCATGCTATCGGGGCAATTGAGATGGATCTCACACAAATTGATGCTGATTTTGCAGTATGGTGCACGTATAAATATTTATCAGGCGGTCCAGGTGCTACAGCAGGATTGTATATTAATAAAAGACACTTCAATCGAAATCCTGGTACAGCTGGATGGTTTGGTAACAAAGACGAAACACAATTCCAGCTTAATCACACTTTCGAACATCAACCTGATGCATCCGGTTGGCAAGTTGGTACGCCTAACATTCTTTCTATGGCACCACTTGAAGGTGTACTTAATATTTTCAACGAAATTGGTATGCATGCTATTAGAAATAAATCTTTACATATCACTGCATATTTAATGTACCTTATTGATGAAAAACTGTCCGACTATGGCTATTCAGTTGGTAATTTACGTGACGATTTCAAACGTGGTGGCCATGTTTGTTTAGTTCACAATGAAGCGTATCGAATCAGTCTCGCACTTAAAGACAAAGGGGTTATACCTGATTTTAGAGAGCCAAACGTCATTCGATTAGCACCCATTGCTTTATACACTTCATATGAAGAAGTCTATAAAGTCGTTGAAATCTTAGAAGAAATTGCACAAGACCATTTATATGAACAGTATAGTAACAAGCGTGGACTTGTCGTATAA
- a CDS encoding zinc-dependent alcohol dehydrogenase family protein has protein sequence MKTRAAVLHEMGLSSPYAESKPLKIETLELNKPNQNEVLIKIGAAGLCHSDLSVINGSRPRPTPMALGHEAAGEIIEVGDNVTDFEVGDHVVCTFIPSCGHCLPCSEGRPALCENGAASNEKGELLEGGKRLHNEADNMYHHLGISGFADYAVVSQHSIVKVDKDIPFEKVAIFGCAVITGIGAVINTAQVKPGSSVAVVGLGGIGLNAILGAKLAGAGEIIAIDINPNKFELAKKLGATATFNSGDEDIVEQIKNYVDGGVEYAFETAGVVPAMEVAYKITKRGGSTITTGLPDPKHEFSFPQVTLAAEERTIKGSYVGSCVPVRDIPRFIALYKQGRLDIDELLTDTLSLDEINEGFDRLAKGDAARLVVKMND, from the coding sequence ATGAAGACGAGAGCTGCTGTATTACATGAAATGGGTTTATCAAGTCCTTATGCAGAGAGTAAACCTTTAAAAATAGAAACACTTGAATTAAACAAACCTAACCAAAATGAAGTACTCATTAAAATTGGTGCTGCTGGTTTATGCCATTCAGATTTATCTGTTATTAATGGAAGTAGACCGAGACCAACTCCTATGGCGCTTGGACATGAAGCTGCTGGTGAAATTATTGAAGTCGGCGATAATGTAACAGACTTCGAAGTTGGCGATCACGTCGTTTGTACATTTATTCCAAGCTGTGGTCATTGTTTACCTTGTAGTGAAGGTCGTCCTGCCCTTTGTGAAAATGGTGCTGCTTCAAATGAAAAAGGTGAACTACTTGAGGGTGGAAAGAGACTACATAACGAAGCAGACAACATGTATCACCACTTAGGTATCTCAGGATTTGCTGATTATGCTGTAGTATCACAACATTCAATTGTAAAAGTCGATAAAGACATTCCTTTTGAAAAAGTAGCCATATTCGGTTGCGCAGTTATTACAGGAATTGGTGCAGTTATTAATACGGCTCAAGTTAAGCCAGGTAGTTCAGTTGCCGTTGTAGGTCTAGGTGGAATTGGTCTAAACGCCATTTTAGGCGCTAAATTAGCTGGAGCTGGCGAAATCATTGCAATAGATATTAATCCTAATAAATTTGAATTAGCTAAAAAGCTAGGTGCTACTGCTACATTTAATTCAGGAGATGAAGACATCGTTGAACAAATTAAAAATTATGTTGATGGCGGTGTAGAGTATGCTTTTGAAACAGCAGGTGTAGTTCCAGCTATGGAAGTTGCGTATAAAATAACAAAGCGTGGTGGCTCAACCATAACAACAGGATTACCAGATCCAAAACATGAATTCTCTTTTCCACAAGTTACATTAGCTGCTGAAGAAAGAACAATTAAAGGTTCTTATGTAGGAAGTTGTGTACCTGTAAGAGATATACCGAGATTTATTGCACTATATAAACAAGGACGTTTAGATATTGATGAATTACTTACGGACACATTATCATTAGATGAAATCAACGAAGGCTTTGATCGCTTAGCAAAAGGTGACGCAGCGAGATTAGTTGTTAAAATGAATGATTAA
- the ahlS gene encoding AhlS family quorum-quenching N-acyl homoserine lactonase: MVNVNNQGIKLYVLDNGRMKMDKNLMIAGSNQATLDNPNAPNEMFEFPIYTVFIDHPEAKILFDTACNPNSMGDNGRWINQTQKAFPYTADESCYLPNRLEQINVDPSEVDYVVASHLHLDHAGCLEYFTNATVIVHDDELNGTMQTYARNQKAGAYIWADIDAWIKNDLTWKTIKPYEDNLEIVQGVKVLNFGSGHAWGMIGLEVETQELGTLILASDAIYTQESMGDILKPPGILYDSVGWAKSVEKIKRLAKEKNAQIWFGHDGDQFEGFRKSTDGYYE; this comes from the coding sequence ATGGTAAATGTAAATAACCAAGGAATAAAACTTTATGTATTAGACAATGGACGTATGAAAATGGACAAAAACTTAATGATTGCTGGTTCGAATCAAGCCACTTTAGACAATCCAAATGCTCCAAACGAAATGTTTGAATTCCCTATTTATACTGTATTTATCGATCATCCTGAAGCAAAAATTTTATTCGATACAGCTTGTAACCCAAATTCTATGGGAGATAACGGAAGATGGATTAATCAGACACAAAAAGCATTTCCGTACACTGCTGATGAGTCTTGCTATTTACCTAACAGACTTGAACAAATTAATGTTGATCCAAGTGAGGTAGATTATGTTGTGGCATCACATTTACATCTAGACCATGCTGGTTGTCTTGAATATTTTACAAATGCTACTGTAATCGTTCATGATGACGAACTCAATGGTACGATGCAAACCTATGCTCGCAATCAAAAGGCTGGTGCCTATATTTGGGCGGATATTGATGCCTGGATAAAAAATGACTTAACTTGGAAAACGATTAAACCATATGAAGATAATTTAGAAATTGTTCAAGGTGTCAAAGTACTTAACTTTGGAAGCGGCCACGCATGGGGAATGATTGGTCTTGAAGTAGAAACTCAAGAACTTGGAACACTCATTTTAGCTTCTGATGCTATTTACACTCAAGAAAGTATGGGAGACATTTTAAAACCACCTGGCATTTTATATGATTCTGTCGGATGGGCAAAATCAGTCGAAAAAATTAAACGATTAGCAAAAGAAAAGAATGCTCAAATTTGGTTTGGTCATGATGGAGATCAATTTGAAGGATTCAGAAAATCTACAGATGGATATTATGAATAA
- a CDS encoding FMN-dependent NADH-azoreductase translates to MSQVLFITAHPHDETVSFSMATAKAFIESYKATNPNDEVVHIDLYNSYIPQIDADVFAGWGKLQSGEAFDALSEGEQGKVRRLNELSDQFVNADKYVFVTPFWNFSFPPVMKAYLDSVSVAGKTFKYTAEGPVGLLPDKKALHIQARGGYYSEGPAADLEMGHRYIGQMMSFYGITDFEGLIVEGHNANPEKAEEIKADGIERAIALGQTF, encoded by the coding sequence ATGTCACAAGTATTATTTATTACTGCTCATCCACATGATGAGACTGTTTCATTTTCAATGGCAACAGCTAAAGCATTTATCGAAAGTTATAAAGCTACAAATCCTAACGATGAAGTCGTTCATATTGATTTATATAATTCATACATTCCACAAATTGATGCTGATGTGTTTGCAGGTTGGGGTAAATTACAATCAGGAGAAGCATTTGACGCACTATCTGAAGGCGAACAAGGTAAAGTACGTCGTCTTAACGAATTAAGTGATCAATTTGTTAATGCTGATAAATATGTGTTCGTAACACCATTCTGGAACTTCTCATTCCCTCCAGTAATGAAAGCATATTTAGATTCAGTATCTGTAGCAGGTAAAACTTTCAAATATACTGCTGAAGGTCCAGTTGGTTTATTACCAGATAAAAAAGCACTTCATATACAAGCACGCGGTGGATATTACAGTGAAGGCCCAGCAGCTGATTTAGAAATGGGTCACCGTTATATCGGACAAATGATGAGTTTTTATGGCATTACTGATTTCGAAGGATTAATCGTAGAAGGACACAATGCTAATCCAGAAAAAGCAGAAGAAATTAAAGCAGATGGTATAGAACGTGCTATAGCTTTAGGACAAACATTCTAA
- a CDS encoding GntR family transcriptional regulator, whose protein sequence is MLKYELIAERIEALIENGQYEAGDKLPSVEILRAEFNVSKSTIINALKNLEKEGLIYQARGSGIYVRNPKRDGFLNLFTADGFSDDLKGHEVTSKVLKVTEMKPEEYIKNQLKLKDNESVYYVERIRYVDSKVFCIETSYFSKNVVLYMNEEIANGSIFDYIENNLKVKVGFTDIYFKIEKLSQENAQHLELKEGDPSLEYEQIFYTSTGIPFDYSKIIFHYENSQFYIPSIK, encoded by the coding sequence ATGCTTAAGTACGAGTTAATCGCAGAACGTATAGAAGCGTTAATAGAGAATGGACAATATGAAGCTGGAGACAAATTACCTAGTGTAGAAATATTGAGAGCTGAATTTAATGTTAGTAAGAGTACAATTATCAATGCTTTAAAAAATCTTGAAAAAGAAGGCTTGATATATCAAGCAAGAGGAAGCGGTATATATGTCAGAAACCCTAAAAGAGATGGTTTCTTAAATTTATTTACTGCAGATGGATTTTCAGATGATTTAAAAGGTCATGAAGTTACAAGTAAAGTCTTGAAAGTGACCGAAATGAAACCTGAAGAATATATTAAAAATCAATTAAAATTAAAAGATAATGAATCCGTATACTATGTAGAACGTATTAGATATGTAGATAGCAAAGTGTTTTGTATAGAAACATCTTATTTCAGTAAAAATGTAGTACTTTATATGAATGAAGAAATCGCTAACGGCTCTATATTTGATTACATAGAAAACAATTTAAAAGTCAAAGTCGGTTTCACAGATATTTATTTCAAAATCGAAAAATTATCTCAAGAAAATGCCCAACACTTAGAATTAAAAGAAGGCGATCCCTCATTAGAATATGAACAAATATTCTATACAAGTACTGGCATACCGTTTGACTATTCTAAAATCATTTTCCATTACGAAAACTCACAATTCTATATACCGTCCATTAAGTAA